One Sporosarcina sp. FSL W8-0480 genomic window, CAAGAAGGACAAGTTTTTCACACTTTCCTAAGTGATCCGCAACATACTGCATGCAAACAGCTCCCCCCGTCGACCAGCCGACTAAGGAAAACTCACTCAACCCCAACGCTTCGATGAAACCGTGCAAGTCTTCCGAGAAGTCTCGTATGCTAGTAACTCTCTCAAAATATGTAGACTCGCCGAACCCTCGCATATCGAGAGCATAGATTTTATATTTCGGGTCCATGTTGTCGATCAGGACGTCCCAATGCTTCGACGAAGTCATATTCCCATGGACAAGAACGACGATTTTGTCGCCGCCATCACGCTCTCTATATGCAATCTGTTCATTATTCTGCAAAACGACTTTTTTCAATTCCGTTTGTAATACCATCCATTATTCCTCCTCACATTTTCCCCATTTCACCGTCACCGCACCCCATGCATAGCCGATTCCCGCGCTGACAAGGACTGCGAAATCACCGTCTTTCAATTGCCCGGCTGATTGTGCCAACTCCAATGAAAGGATTTGATCCATCTGGCCGATATGGCCGTATTCATGCAAGTAGATGGATTGTTCATCATTTAGACCAAGTTCGCGCAACACATAATCATGTGCCGACCTTTTCATATGCAAAATGGCCAAGTAGTCGATGTCCTTTTCGGTATATCCACTTTTTTGCAATGAACCCCGAATGACTTGAAGAAAGTTTTGCATTGATTTCTGTTCAAGCCTTGTTTTCATTCCAACCGGATCTAACACATCAAGGCGATATAGGCCGTTCTCCAAATCCCCAGTTGTTAGTGGCTTCTTTGTGCCCCCGACCGGAACGACGACATCTTCCGAGAATGAACCATCCGTAATAAGCTCTGTTTCAAGTATGATATTTTCCATATGATCGCGGCGTAAAATCATTGCCGCGCCACCTGCGCCAAGATTGAACATGAAGCGTGTCCGCTCA contains:
- a CDS encoding 3-oxoacyl-ACP synthase; amino-acid sequence: MVVGIVSTGVYIPETKMTGEEIAERANLPVDVVKQKMGITEKPIPGEHDHTVAMGIWAAREAMRKGQIEPKEIDVIIYIGEEHKEYPLWTAAIKMQEEIGAYHAWAFDVALRCGTTIMAIKVAKSLMVADPSIRTVLLAGGYRNGDFIDYENERTRFMFNLGAGGAAMILRRDHMENIILETELITDGSFSEDVVVPVGGTKKPLTTGDLENGLYRLDVLDPVGMKTRLEQKSMQNFLQVIRGSLQKSGYTEKDIDYLAILHMKRSAHDYVLRELGLNDEQSIYLHEYGHIGQMDQILSLELAQSAGQLKDGDFAVLVSAGIGYAWGAVTVKWGKCEEE